The genomic interval GAGCCCGGTGGGCCACAAGGCTACAGCTGCCACTGTCGCCTAGGCTTCCGGCCAGCTGAGGATGAGCCACACCGCTGCGTGGACACGGATGAGTGCCAGATTGCTGGCGTGTGCCAGCAGATGTGTGTCAACTATGTTGGTGGCTTTGAGTGCTACTGCAGCGAGGGGCATGAGCTTGAGGCAGATGGTATCAGTTGTAGCCCTGCAGGAGCCATGGGTGCCCAGGCCTCCCAGGATCTTAGAGATGAGTTGCTGGATGacggagaagaaggggaggatgaagaggagcCCTGGGAGGATTTTGATGGCACCTGGACAGAGGAGCAGGGGGTCCTATGGATGGCACCTACACATCCGCCTGACTTTGGCCTGCCCTATAGGCCCAACTTTCCACAGGATGGAGAGCCTCAGAAATTGCACCTGGAGCCTACCTGGCCACCCCCACTTAGTGCCCCCAGGGGCCCCTACCGTTCCTCAGTGGTGTCTGCCACACGACCCATGGTGATCTCTGCCACGAGAAAGACCCCTGTTATTTCAGCCATACACCCACCCCTGAGCCCTGTCCACCCACCTGTCATGGCCCCTGCCACACCTCCAGCTGTGTTCCCTGAGCGCCAGGTCCCCAAAATCAAGACCAGTTATCCAGACCTACCTTTTGGCCACAGGCCTGGGATAACCTCCGCCACTCACCCAGCACAGCCTCCTCCTTACCAGCCCCCCATTATCTCAACCAACTATCCCCACCAGGCCCCGATGTCACCAGACACCCACACTATCACTTACTTGCCTCCAATCCCATCTAACCTTGATCCTGGGGATACCACTTCCAAAGCCCGCCGCCAACACCCTTTGCTCCCAGATGTTCCAGGTATCAGAACCCAGGCCCCACAGCTTTCTGTCtcagctctccagcctcctctgccTACGAACTCCAGGTCTTCTGTCCATGAAACCCCTGTGCCTGCTGCCAACCAGCCCCCaaccttcccttctcccctgccCCCTCAGAGCCCCATTAACCAGACCTCAACTATTAGCCCCACACACTCCTATTCCAGAGCCCCCCTAGTCCCAAGAGAAGGAGTTTCCAGTCCCAAATCAGTGCCACGGCTGCCCTCAGTGGGCCCCACAGCAGCTCCAACAGCCCTGGCAGAGTCAGGTCTTGCAGGCCAGAGCCAGAGGGATGACCGCTGGCTGCTGGTGGCACTGCTGGTACCAACGTGTGTCTTCTTGGTGGTCCTGCTTGCATTGGGCATCGTGTACTGCACTCGCTGTGGCTCCCATGTGCCCAGCAAGCGGATCACTGACTGCTATCGCTGGGTCACACATGCTGGGAACAAGAGCGCAACAGAACCCATGCCCCCCAGAGGCAGCCTTACAGGGGTACAGACCTGTAGAACCAGTGTGTGATGGGGTGCAGATACCCCTTGCGGGGTAGAAGGAAAGGACTTACTTTGGACACATGGCTGAGACCACACCAGGGACTTATGGGGGCTGCCCAGCTGGACAGAGGAGGTTCTGTTCTTTGGGCCCAGCATTCATGACAGAGGACACACCAAAGGACTCCAGGACCTCAAAGGGGTGGGCGCTGGGATCTTCTCCAATAAACGGGGTGCCAACCTCACCCAAAGTTCGTGATCCCCACTGATGCCTGAGGGAAGGGTCTGGGAGGCCTCAGGGGGAAATGGAGCTTCCTTCCATTATCTAGGTAAGGTAAGAACCCTTTAAGAAAAAGTATGCTTCATACTTTTCAGTGAAATGAGACAGGAGAggcaaaaaccctgctcttggagctaaagagcttgtcgtttttgaccgccggctcctcccctaataaacctctgctgattgcatccagaaaaaaaaaaaaaagaaaaaagaaatgagacaggAGAGGGCAAGGCCATACTTACCCATTGTTACACAGCAGGCCAAGTGGTCTGGAGGTTTGGTAAGGGAGAAAGTGCATACTTGTTCCCAGTTTATTAAAATGCAACGAAAATTTGAGGGGAGGTCTTGAGTGAGGGTCTCTGATGAACTGGAGGCCAGTGGAATTTGGGAATCTCAGGTAGGATGGGGCTGGAGATTAGGGAGAGAGGAGTCTCCAGTAGTCTGCTTTTCTAAACTTTCTTCTGAACATTCTTTGCCATCGTCATATGTTGCCCAGAAGTCTGGGCAGAGAATCAGGATCACCCAAGGATGCAGCCACCTTAGGATTGTAGGTATGCCTCCTTCATAGAAGGTAGTACGGGGAGGAAGTAAGAATAGGTACCCAGGAGGCTGGGTTGGGGAAAGCCCTGTTCTAGCTCCCTGGGTCCACTTAGAAACAAGGCCTTCCCATTAGGAAACACATTTTACTCTTCACCCTGTGGGGTGAAAGCGGCATCTTTCAAAGCGGCATCTTAGCAAAGATCCTGGCAGACTCTAGCAGCTTGAGGGAAAACCCAGGGCTTTTGTCCTGGTCAGAGATCAGAGTGTGAGATAACCTCCCCCTCATCCTCAGTTGACTGTCTTTGGGGGAAGGGACAGGACCTGGAAGAGGGAGGCGCCGGTTCCACCACCTCTATAATTTTTCAGCTCAGCCCTCTGGGGCCTCTAATTAGGACTGGGCAAAGCcgcacccccaccccaggcaggTGAGGAGGGGTGCCCCAGAGCCCTTTCTATACTCGAAGCCCCTATGTCACATATCCCAGGAGACCAGGAGAGGGAGTGCGGGGGCTATTGACCAACTAGGAGTGGGGGTTCACAGAGGGGTGCAGAGGGAACGCACCGCCTGGGTAGCCACTCTCACGTTCCCCTAACTCAAACCAGACGCCCCTGCCAGATCCTTCCCAGCTTTAACCTCGGAGATGCAGTCGAGGGGGCGGGTGATTGATGGATGGAATGGAGGGAGGTCGCCTGGTTTTCCAGAAAGCGTGGGCCTGAGGCACCATTTATGGAATGACA from Arvicanthis niloticus isolate mArvNil1 chromosome 1, mArvNil1.pat.X, whole genome shotgun sequence carries:
- the Cd248 gene encoding endosialin, whose product is MLLRLLLAWAAAVPTLGQAPWTLEPRAACGPSSCYALFPLRRTFLEAWRACRELGGNLATPRTPEEARRVDSLVGVGPANRLLWIGLQRQARQCQPQRPLRGFLWTTGDQDTAFTNWAQPATEGPCPAQRCAALEASGEHRWLEGSCTLAVDGYLCQFGFEGACPALPLEVGQAGPAVYTTPFNLVSSEFEWLPFGSVAAVQCQAGRGASLLCVKQPSGGVGWSQTGPLCPGTGCGPDNGGCEHECVEEVDGGVSCRCGEGFHLAADGHSCEDPCAQAPCEQQCEPGGPQGYSCHCRLGFRPAEDEPHRCVDTDECQIAGVCQQMCVNYVGGFECYCSEGHELEADGISCSPAGAMGAQASQDLRDELLDDGEEGEDEEEPWEDFDGTWTEEQGVLWMAPTHPPDFGLPYRPNFPQDGEPQKLHLEPTWPPPLSAPRGPYRSSVVSATRPMVISATRKTPVISAIHPPLSPVHPPVMAPATPPAVFPERQVPKIKTSYPDLPFGHRPGITSATHPAQPPPYQPPIISTNYPHQAPMSPDTHTITYLPPIPSNLDPGDTTSKARRQHPLLPDVPGIRTQAPQLSVSALQPPLPTNSRSSVHETPVPAANQPPTFPSPLPPQSPINQTSTISPTHSYSRAPLVPREGVSSPKSVPRLPSVGPTAAPTALAESGLAGQSQRDDRWLLVALLVPTCVFLVVLLALGIVYCTRCGSHVPSKRITDCYRWVTHAGNKSATEPMPPRGSLTGVQTCRTSV